TAGAGCGGAGATCGGAATAGGAACCGAGGTTTTGTCTTTGAGAATTTAGTTGAACCAAGTAAAATACTTTTACAATTACATCTATTTAAATCTAGTCGATCGTAGAAATAAGTATTTTGTAGTGAGCTGTGGTCATTTTAGTTTTAGAAACTATCTTAAGAGAAGAAAGTGACTTAACTTGTAATAAAGTTGTCAAAAGTGACCTCCAGTGTAAAACACTCGTTTCAGAGGCAGCcgagtaaaataaaatatactgtACATATTGATTGTGTTGAGTTAAATATCTCAACAGAgtttctcttcatcttcttgctTCCTTCCTTGTCTCCGATTCGCAGCCTAGAATGGCGGATACTGTAGAGAAAGTCTCCACCAGTGAAGCATCTTCATCCTCCACGGAAGCACAAATCACCGGCGAGAAAACAGAGCCGACGATGACAACGGAGAAGACAAAGTGGGGCGATGtcgaagaggaagaggaagaggaagaggaagcagCCGCAGTCTCAGAGCTCAATTCCTTGACTATCAAGGAGGAATCTGTGCTTGACGAACCCGAAGACTCAAACATCAAAGCGGTATTACTACTCAATCGAACTTAGATCTGAGTAGGTTTTGAGTTTGATTTCGTCATTCTTCTTTGTTGTTTGTTAGGTTACTTCGGGTGAGACACCATATACATCAGCGAGTAGGTTTGAAGATTTGAACTTGTCACCTGAGTTGATGAAAGGCTTGTACGTTGAGATGAAATTCGAGAAACCGAGTAAGATCCAAGCCATCAGTTTACCAATGATAATCACACCCCCTCACAAGCATCTCATTGCTCAGGCGCATAACGGATCTGGCAAGACCACCTGTTTCGTTCTTGGAATGCTCAGTCGTGTTGACCCCAATCTCAGACAGCCTCAAGCTCTTTGCATCTGTCCCACCCGTGAATTAGCTATCCAGGTCTCTTTTCTTTGGTCCGTCTCATTGTTGACTTTGAGAAATTTCTGTTTTAAGAGTTTtgttgtaataaattgtcagaATATGGAAGTTCTTCAGAAGATGGGCAAGTTTACTGGGATCACTGCTGAACTTGCTGTCCCTGAGTCTAATCAAGGTGTTATCCCTGCAAGAAGAGCATCTGTCTCAGCCCAAGTTGTGATTGGCACCCCTGGGACACTTAAGAAGTGGATATCGTTCAAGAAGCTGGATCTTAATCATCTCAAGATTCTCGTTTTTGATGAGGCTGACCATATGCTTGCTACGGTGTTTGGCCTTTGTTATTTTCTCAGTTTCTGTATAAATGTCATTCATATGTTTGATAGTTGAAG
The sequence above is drawn from the Raphanus sativus cultivar WK10039 chromosome 7, ASM80110v3, whole genome shotgun sequence genome and encodes:
- the LOC108832350 gene encoding DEAD-box ATP-dependent RNA helicase 38 → MADTVEKVSTSEASSSSTEAQITGEKTEPTMTTEKTKWGDVEEEEEEEEEAAAVSELNSLTIKEESVLDEPEDSNIKAVTSGETPYTSASRFEDLNLSPELMKGLYVEMKFEKPSKIQAISLPMIITPPHKHLIAQAHNGSGKTTCFVLGMLSRVDPNLRQPQALCICPTRELAIQNMEVLQKMGKFTGITAELAVPESNQGVIPARRASVSAQVVIGTPGTLKKWISFKKLDLNHLKILVFDEADHMLATDGFRDDSLRIMKDIKRVNPNYQVLLFSATFNEIVKDFVQKTVEDPNQLFVKREDLKLDSVKQYKVVCPREQNKIEVIKDQIMELGDIGQTIIFVRTKVSAGKVHKALAEMGYDVTSVHGNLTQEERDKIVKEFKDCLTQVLIATDVLARGFDQQRVNLVVNYNLPTKYDTGEPDYEVYLHRVGRAGRFGRKGAVFNLLLDDRREIEVMEKIERYFEAQVKEIKSWNSEEEYKSALKEAGLLDE